In one window of Gossypium hirsutum isolate 1008001.06 chromosome A01, Gossypium_hirsutum_v2.1, whole genome shotgun sequence DNA:
- the LOC107925504 gene encoding ABC transporter G family member 22 isoform X4 — protein sequence MKCDQKKRSIFCIEEKWLLLLFQTLCSLIFTFSVLPLLQKSSSSMSRVSDNNAEDVEARTCKMKFQTEPTLPIYLKFTDVTYKVIIKGMTSCEERDILNGITGAVNPGEVLALMGPSGSGKTTLLNLLGGRLIQSTGGGSITYNDQPYSKFLKSRIGFVTQDDVLFPHLTVKETLMYAARLRLPKVLTRQQKEKRAVDVIYELGLERCQDTMIGGSFVRGVSGGERKRVCIGNEIIINPSLLFLDEPTSGLDSTTALRTIQTLQDIAEVGKTVITTIHQPSSRLFHKFDKLILLGKGSLLYFGKASEAIVYFSSIGCSPLIAMNPAEFLLDLANGNLTDISVPSELEDKVQMENSETETGNGKPPPAVVHEYLVEAYESRVADTEKKKLMAPLPLDDELKSKVSSSKRQWGASWWQQYCILFCRGIKERKHDYFSWLRITQVLSTAIILGLLWWQSDSKTIRGRQDQAGLLFFIAVFWGFFPVFTAIFTFPQERAMLGKERAADMYRLSAYFLARTTSDLPLDLILPVLFLLVVYFMAELRLSASHFFLSMLTVFLCIVAAQGLGLAIGATLMDLKRATTLASVTVMTFMLAGGYFVKKVPVFISWIRYMSFNYHTYKLLLKVQYQDIMPTVNGIKTDSGLKEVGALVAMIFGYRFLAYLSLRKMQLHCEA from the exons ATGAAGTGTGACCagaaaaaaagaagtatatttTGTATTGAAGAAAAATGGTTACTACTTTTATTCCAGACCCTTTGTTCTTTAATATTCACTTTCTCTGTTTTACCCTTACTGCAAAAATCTTCTTCTAGTATGAGCAGAGTTTCTGATAATAATG CTGAAGATGTTGAAGCTAGAACCTGTAAGATGAAATTTCAGACAGAACCCACTTTGCCAATATATCTTAAG TTCACAGATGTGACTTATAAAGTGATTATTAAAGGGATGACAAGTTGTGAAGAGAGGGATATATTGAATGGGATCACTGGTGCTGTTAATCCTGGTGAAGTTCTTGCACTTATGGGACCTTCTGGAAGTGGGAAGACCACTCTTCTTAATCTGCTTGGCGGTCGGTTAATTCAATCCACCGGCGGTGGTTCGATTACGTATAATGATCAACCTTATTCCAAGTTCCTTAAAAGCAG GATAGGATTTGTGACTCAAGACGACGTCTTGTTTCCGCACCTTACCGTGAAAGAAACGTTGATGTATGCCGCACGGTTACGACTTCCGAAAGTATTAACGAGACAACAGAAGGAAAAACGAGCCGTCGATGTGATTTATGAATTAGGCTTGGAGAG ATGTCAAGACACTATGATCGGTGGATCGTTCGTTCGAGGAGTGTCGGGTGGGGAAAGGAAAAGAGTTTGTATTGGTAATGAAATCATAATCAATCCTTCCCTTTTGTTTCTTGATGAACCAACCTCTGGTTTGGATTCAACAACTGCTTTAAGAACTATTCAAACATTGCAAGACATTGCTGAGGTTGGGAAGACAGTCATAACAACAATCCATCAACCATCGAGTCGATTGTTCCACAAATTCGACAAATTGATTCTTCTTGGAAAAGGCAGTTTACTCTACTTTGGGAAAGCATCAGAAGCTATTGTTTATTTCTCGTCCATCGGGTGTTCGCCTCTAATTGCAATGAACCCTGCAGAGTTTCTACTTGACCTTGCAAATGGGAACTTGACGGATATTTCTGTACCATCAGAGCTTGAGGAcaaagttcaaatggagaattcGGAAACTGAAACCGGAAATGGGAAGCCTCCACCGGCAGTTGTACACGAG TATCTAGTGGAGGCTTATGAATCAAGAGTTGCAGATACTGAAAAGAAGAAACTTATGGCTCCTCTTCCATTAGACGACGAACTGAAATCAAAAGTGTCATCTTCGAAGCGACAATGGGGTGCGAGTTGGTGGCAACAATATTGTATCTTGTTCTGTAGAGGGATCAAAGAACGAAAGCATGATTACTTTAGTTGGTTAAGGATCACACAAGTTCTTTCAACAGCAATCATCTTGGGATTACTATGGTGGCAATCAGATAGTAAAACGATTCGAGGCCGTCAAGATCAGGCAGGGTTGTTGTTCTTCATTGCTGTTTTCTGGGGTTTCTTTCCTGTTTTCACTGCAATCTTTACATTTCCACAAGAAAGAGCAATGCTAGGCAAAGAGCGAGCCGCCGATATGTATCGATTGAGTGCGTATTTTTTAGCTAGAACTACAAGTGACCTACCACTTGATCTGATATTACCGGTACTATTCCTTCTAGTAGTTTATTTCATGGCAGAACTAAGACTAAGTGCTAGTCATTTCTTCCTCAGTATGCTTACAGTTTTCCTCTGCATCGTTGCGGCCCAG GGTCTTGGACTAGCCATTGGTGCTACACTAATGGACTTAAAGAGAGCTACTACTTTAGCTTCAGTAACTGTGATGACCTTCATGTTGGCTGGTGGATATTTTGTTAAG AAAGTACCAGTGTTCATATCATGGATCAGATACATGTCCTTCAATTATCACACATACAAGCTTCTTCTCAAGGTACAATACCAAGACATTATGCCAACAGTAAATGGGATTAAAACAGACAGTGGGTTGAAGGAAGTGGGGGCATTGGTTGCAATGATTTTCGGGTATCGGTTCTTGGCTTACCTTTCATTGCGTAAAATGCAACTTCATTGTGAAGCTTAA
- the LOC107925504 gene encoding ABC transporter G family member 22 isoform X6 — protein sequence MRSPILNPLATTTYFTDVTYKVIIKGMTSCEERDILNGITGAVNPGEVLALMGPSGSGKTTLLNLLGGRLIQSTGGGSITYNDQPYSKFLKSRIGFVTQDDVLFPHLTVKETLMYAARLRLPKVLTRQQKEKRAVDVIYELGLERCQDTMIGGSFVRGVSGGERKRVCIGNEIIINPSLLFLDEPTSGLDSTTALRTIQTLQDIAEVGKTVITTIHQPSSRLFHKFDKLILLGKGSLLYFGKASEAIVYFSSIGCSPLIAMNPAEFLLDLANGNLTDISVPSELEDKVQMENSETETGNGKPPPAVVHEYLVEAYESRVADTEKKKLMAPLPLDDELKSKVSSSKRQWGASWWQQYCILFCRGIKERKHDYFSWLRITQVLSTAIILGLLWWQSDSKTIRGRQDQAGLLFFIAVFWGFFPVFTAIFTFPQERAMLGKERAADMYRLSAYFLARTTSDLPLDLILPVLFLLVVYFMAELRLSASHFFLSMLTVFLCIVAAQGLGLAIGATLMDLKRATTLASVTVMTFMLAGGYFVKKVPVFISWIRYMSFNYHTYKLLLKVQYQDIMPTVNGIKTDSGLKEVGALVAMIFGYRFLAYLSLRKMQLHCEA from the exons TTCACAGATGTGACTTATAAAGTGATTATTAAAGGGATGACAAGTTGTGAAGAGAGGGATATATTGAATGGGATCACTGGTGCTGTTAATCCTGGTGAAGTTCTTGCACTTATGGGACCTTCTGGAAGTGGGAAGACCACTCTTCTTAATCTGCTTGGCGGTCGGTTAATTCAATCCACCGGCGGTGGTTCGATTACGTATAATGATCAACCTTATTCCAAGTTCCTTAAAAGCAG GATAGGATTTGTGACTCAAGACGACGTCTTGTTTCCGCACCTTACCGTGAAAGAAACGTTGATGTATGCCGCACGGTTACGACTTCCGAAAGTATTAACGAGACAACAGAAGGAAAAACGAGCCGTCGATGTGATTTATGAATTAGGCTTGGAGAG ATGTCAAGACACTATGATCGGTGGATCGTTCGTTCGAGGAGTGTCGGGTGGGGAAAGGAAAAGAGTTTGTATTGGTAATGAAATCATAATCAATCCTTCCCTTTTGTTTCTTGATGAACCAACCTCTGGTTTGGATTCAACAACTGCTTTAAGAACTATTCAAACATTGCAAGACATTGCTGAGGTTGGGAAGACAGTCATAACAACAATCCATCAACCATCGAGTCGATTGTTCCACAAATTCGACAAATTGATTCTTCTTGGAAAAGGCAGTTTACTCTACTTTGGGAAAGCATCAGAAGCTATTGTTTATTTCTCGTCCATCGGGTGTTCGCCTCTAATTGCAATGAACCCTGCAGAGTTTCTACTTGACCTTGCAAATGGGAACTTGACGGATATTTCTGTACCATCAGAGCTTGAGGAcaaagttcaaatggagaattcGGAAACTGAAACCGGAAATGGGAAGCCTCCACCGGCAGTTGTACACGAG TATCTAGTGGAGGCTTATGAATCAAGAGTTGCAGATACTGAAAAGAAGAAACTTATGGCTCCTCTTCCATTAGACGACGAACTGAAATCAAAAGTGTCATCTTCGAAGCGACAATGGGGTGCGAGTTGGTGGCAACAATATTGTATCTTGTTCTGTAGAGGGATCAAAGAACGAAAGCATGATTACTTTAGTTGGTTAAGGATCACACAAGTTCTTTCAACAGCAATCATCTTGGGATTACTATGGTGGCAATCAGATAGTAAAACGATTCGAGGCCGTCAAGATCAGGCAGGGTTGTTGTTCTTCATTGCTGTTTTCTGGGGTTTCTTTCCTGTTTTCACTGCAATCTTTACATTTCCACAAGAAAGAGCAATGCTAGGCAAAGAGCGAGCCGCCGATATGTATCGATTGAGTGCGTATTTTTTAGCTAGAACTACAAGTGACCTACCACTTGATCTGATATTACCGGTACTATTCCTTCTAGTAGTTTATTTCATGGCAGAACTAAGACTAAGTGCTAGTCATTTCTTCCTCAGTATGCTTACAGTTTTCCTCTGCATCGTTGCGGCCCAG GGTCTTGGACTAGCCATTGGTGCTACACTAATGGACTTAAAGAGAGCTACTACTTTAGCTTCAGTAACTGTGATGACCTTCATGTTGGCTGGTGGATATTTTGTTAAG AAAGTACCAGTGTTCATATCATGGATCAGATACATGTCCTTCAATTATCACACATACAAGCTTCTTCTCAAGGTACAATACCAAGACATTATGCCAACAGTAAATGGGATTAAAACAGACAGTGGGTTGAAGGAAGTGGGGGCATTGGTTGCAATGATTTTCGGGTATCGGTTCTTGGCTTACCTTTCATTGCGTAAAATGCAACTTCATTGTGAAGCTTAA
- the LOC107925564 gene encoding uncharacterized protein encodes MSSPIIRMNQTTEPWRKSRLPSRSLSSSNIVDCGGCVSNNNSRRSRSMDSASFGEICGGATAECAAICCCVPFGIANFLVLTMYKIPAGLCRRAIRQRQRRKLVKKGLIQPWDHRGCEGLHIHPVEEIFPVVNGSEETEKAVNELEKEMWQRFYGTGFWRSPSQREGDSPRMK; translated from the coding sequence aTGTCTAGCCCTATAATCCGAATGAACCAAACCACCGAACCATGGAGGAAATCACGGCTGCCAAGCCGTTCCCTTTCTTCCTCTAACATCGTCGACTGCGGCGGCTGTGTCAGCAACAACAATAGCAGAAGGAGCCGGTCAATGGACAGTGCCAGTTTCGGGGAGATTTGTGGGGGTGCCACAGCTGAGTGTGCGGCTATTTGTTGCTGTGTCCCTTTCGGGATAGCCAACTTTCTAGTTTTGACAATGTACAAGATCCCTGCAGGGTTATGCCGCCGTGCTATTCGTCAGAGGCAGCGGCGTAAGTTGGTGAAAAAAGGGTTGATTCAGCCGTGGGACCACCGTGGATGTGAGGGTCTCCATATTCACCCAGTGGAGGAAATTTTCCCAGTTGTGAATGGTTCTGAAGAAACTGAAAAGGCTGTGAATGAACTGGAAAAAGAAATGTGGCAAAGGTTTTATGGCACCGGGTTTTGGAGAAGTCCTTCTCAGAGGGAAGGTGATTCACCTAGAATGAAATAA
- the LOC107925504 gene encoding ABC transporter G family member 22 isoform X7: MTSCEERDILNGITGAVNPGEVLALMGPSGSGKTTLLNLLGGRLIQSTGGGSITYNDQPYSKFLKSRIGFVTQDDVLFPHLTVKETLMYAARLRLPKVLTRQQKEKRAVDVIYELGLERCQDTMIGGSFVRGVSGGERKRVCIGNEIIINPSLLFLDEPTSGLDSTTALRTIQTLQDIAEVGKTVITTIHQPSSRLFHKFDKLILLGKGSLLYFGKASEAIVYFSSIGCSPLIAMNPAEFLLDLANGNLTDISVPSELEDKVQMENSETETGNGKPPPAVVHEYLVEAYESRVADTEKKKLMAPLPLDDELKSKVSSSKRQWGASWWQQYCILFCRGIKERKHDYFSWLRITQVLSTAIILGLLWWQSDSKTIRGRQDQAGLLFFIAVFWGFFPVFTAIFTFPQERAMLGKERAADMYRLSAYFLARTTSDLPLDLILPVLFLLVVYFMAELRLSASHFFLSMLTVFLCIVAAQGLGLAIGATLMDLKRATTLASVTVMTFMLAGGYFVKKVPVFISWIRYMSFNYHTYKLLLKVQYQDIMPTVNGIKTDSGLKEVGALVAMIFGYRFLAYLSLRKMQLHCEA; the protein is encoded by the exons ATGACAAGTTGTGAAGAGAGGGATATATTGAATGGGATCACTGGTGCTGTTAATCCTGGTGAAGTTCTTGCACTTATGGGACCTTCTGGAAGTGGGAAGACCACTCTTCTTAATCTGCTTGGCGGTCGGTTAATTCAATCCACCGGCGGTGGTTCGATTACGTATAATGATCAACCTTATTCCAAGTTCCTTAAAAGCAG GATAGGATTTGTGACTCAAGACGACGTCTTGTTTCCGCACCTTACCGTGAAAGAAACGTTGATGTATGCCGCACGGTTACGACTTCCGAAAGTATTAACGAGACAACAGAAGGAAAAACGAGCCGTCGATGTGATTTATGAATTAGGCTTGGAGAG ATGTCAAGACACTATGATCGGTGGATCGTTCGTTCGAGGAGTGTCGGGTGGGGAAAGGAAAAGAGTTTGTATTGGTAATGAAATCATAATCAATCCTTCCCTTTTGTTTCTTGATGAACCAACCTCTGGTTTGGATTCAACAACTGCTTTAAGAACTATTCAAACATTGCAAGACATTGCTGAGGTTGGGAAGACAGTCATAACAACAATCCATCAACCATCGAGTCGATTGTTCCACAAATTCGACAAATTGATTCTTCTTGGAAAAGGCAGTTTACTCTACTTTGGGAAAGCATCAGAAGCTATTGTTTATTTCTCGTCCATCGGGTGTTCGCCTCTAATTGCAATGAACCCTGCAGAGTTTCTACTTGACCTTGCAAATGGGAACTTGACGGATATTTCTGTACCATCAGAGCTTGAGGAcaaagttcaaatggagaattcGGAAACTGAAACCGGAAATGGGAAGCCTCCACCGGCAGTTGTACACGAG TATCTAGTGGAGGCTTATGAATCAAGAGTTGCAGATACTGAAAAGAAGAAACTTATGGCTCCTCTTCCATTAGACGACGAACTGAAATCAAAAGTGTCATCTTCGAAGCGACAATGGGGTGCGAGTTGGTGGCAACAATATTGTATCTTGTTCTGTAGAGGGATCAAAGAACGAAAGCATGATTACTTTAGTTGGTTAAGGATCACACAAGTTCTTTCAACAGCAATCATCTTGGGATTACTATGGTGGCAATCAGATAGTAAAACGATTCGAGGCCGTCAAGATCAGGCAGGGTTGTTGTTCTTCATTGCTGTTTTCTGGGGTTTCTTTCCTGTTTTCACTGCAATCTTTACATTTCCACAAGAAAGAGCAATGCTAGGCAAAGAGCGAGCCGCCGATATGTATCGATTGAGTGCGTATTTTTTAGCTAGAACTACAAGTGACCTACCACTTGATCTGATATTACCGGTACTATTCCTTCTAGTAGTTTATTTCATGGCAGAACTAAGACTAAGTGCTAGTCATTTCTTCCTCAGTATGCTTACAGTTTTCCTCTGCATCGTTGCGGCCCAG GGTCTTGGACTAGCCATTGGTGCTACACTAATGGACTTAAAGAGAGCTACTACTTTAGCTTCAGTAACTGTGATGACCTTCATGTTGGCTGGTGGATATTTTGTTAAG AAAGTACCAGTGTTCATATCATGGATCAGATACATGTCCTTCAATTATCACACATACAAGCTTCTTCTCAAGGTACAATACCAAGACATTATGCCAACAGTAAATGGGATTAAAACAGACAGTGGGTTGAAGGAAGTGGGGGCATTGGTTGCAATGATTTTCGGGTATCGGTTCTTGGCTTACCTTTCATTGCGTAAAATGCAACTTCATTGTGAAGCTTAA